From the Leguminivora glycinivorella isolate SPB_JAAS2020 chromosome 15, LegGlyc_1.1, whole genome shotgun sequence genome, one window contains:
- the LOC125233808 gene encoding glycoprotein 3-alpha-L-fucosyltransferase A-like, with translation MNDIIKDKDRYYNFFKWRNHYSYHHSDEAPDSDVLCRICEVLHDETLVAKKTVHREFRYWWSGPEACSPLASKVFKWFWDSLAARRGFAPI, from the exons ATGAATGATATCATAAAAGATAAAGACAG GTACTACAATTTCTTCAAGTGGCGTAACCATTATTCATACCACCATAGTGACGAGGCGCCAGATTCAGATGTCCTGTGCAGAATATGCGAGGTGCTCCACGATGAAACTCTTGTGGCGAAGAAAACTGTGCACAGAGAGTTCAGATACTGGTGGAGCGGCCCAGAAGCATGCTCTCCTCTTGCTAGCAAAGTTTTTAAATGGTTCTGGGATTCACTAGCGGCCCGTCGCGGCTTTGCACcg